The Xiphias gladius isolate SHS-SW01 ecotype Sanya breed wild chromosome 7, ASM1685928v1, whole genome shotgun sequence genome window below encodes:
- the si:dkey-182i3.11 gene encoding LOW QUALITY PROTEIN: leucine-rich repeat transmembrane neuronal protein 4 (The sequence of the model RefSeq protein was modified relative to this genomic sequence to represent the inferred CDS: inserted 4 bases in 3 codons; deleted 1 base in 1 codon; substituted 5 bases at 5 genomic stop codons), whose protein sequence is MDYSQTDLLYSPVAVQPAMHQTCDLLSRLNELQLXYNRILELHPALLTKLKSLKNLHLEHSALRFLPTGLFHRMSDLSDNHISPLRHSIFHGSVTVYSLTLSHNHLSRLHSDQFRELIGLKDLKLDGNRTGKLPTSLFMNLANLSTLDLVNNHLSGLSSDDFVGLTHFKELSWNFXQLHDIPFNAFHLFHNLRRLLLRNKXLDSLHPHFFARLSKLAELDLDGNKLDDWQPNGFQGLTNLEKLSLKSNQIRTVESGALXPLRKRNAVRLSGNLWDRTCASVVYKTSXEICFFCSSRDGFSKCFXSPLTEDTALSHPAMPPLSQDYCTANAASGXSPSFPLEXANLLTMFLIAVSSS, encoded by the exons ATGGATTACAGCCAGACTGACCTACTGTACAGCCCTGTGGCTGTTCAGCCAGCCATGCACCAGACA TGTGATTTACTGTCCAGACTCAATGAGCTACAGCTGTAGTACAACCGCATCCTGGAGCTCCATCCTGCTCTGCTCACTAAACTCAAGTCACTAAAGAACTTGCACTTGGAGCACAGCGCTCTGAGGTTCCTTCCCACAGGACTTTTCCACAGGATGAGTGACCTCAGTGACAACCACATCAGCCCTCTGCGTCACTCAATCTTCCATGGTTCGGTGACAGTATATTCGCTGACGCTCTCTCATAACCATCTCTCCCGTTTACACTCAGACCAGTTTAGAGAGCTTATCggtttaaaagatttaaaactAGACGGAAACCGTACGGGTAAACTTCCTACAAGCCTGTTCATGAATCTAGCAAATCTTTCAACACTGGATCTGGTCAACAATCACCTCTCAGGGCTGTCTTCTGATGACTTTGTAGGGTTAACCCACTTTAAAGAGCTCAGTTGGAACT ATCAGCTCCATGACATCCCTTTCAACGCCTTCCATCTCTTCCACAACCTCCGCAGGCTTTTGCTAAGGAACAAATGACTGGATAGTTTACACCCTCACTTCTTTGCCCGGCTTTCG AAACTAGCAGAACTAGACCTGGATGGAAACAAGCTGGATGACTGGCAGCCTAATGGCTTTCAAGGACTTACAAACCTCGAGAAATTGAGTTTGAAGTCCAACCAGATCAGAACAGTGGAGAGTGGGGCTTTGTAGCCTTTGAGAAAGCGTAATGCTGTCCGTCTGTCAGGTAATTTGTGGGACCGTACCTGTGCAAGTGTTGTCTACAAGACAAGCTAGGAGATCTGCTTCTTCTGCTCTTCTCGGGACGGTTTCTCCAAATGTTT ATCACCCCTTACTGAGGATACAGCCCTCTCACACCCAGCAATGCCTCCCTTGTCACAAGATTACTGCACTGCAAATGCTGCAAGCGGCTAATCACCTTCATTTCCTCTAG ATGCCAATCTGCTCACAATGTTTCTCATAGCTGTCAGCTCATCGTGA